One window from the genome of Salmo salar chromosome ssa25, Ssal_v3.1, whole genome shotgun sequence encodes:
- the LOC106586237 gene encoding transcription factor Sp3 isoform X6 — translation MAALDVDSSQSEFLQQDCGTGDQSSSLALLAATCSKIESASSDGGNGAAAVVTTDLTSIQLTGNPDRWEVLTPTTTRKEEPGVVHIQSQGIVTSNGQYVLPLQNLQSQPIFVTSGSDTSANTVPNIQYIQTADGQQLSFSTSSEEGATLSQDATGQIQILPDGTQTISVTGAGDILTNNQNLISQTGHVQQIQGVSIGSSTFNNQGQVVTNVPMGLPGNITFVPISSVDLDSLGLSGAQTIATGVTSDGQLIMTSQPVDSSESLEKTGDQLSQTLSVNDSNANADMYVPTSSTQLPEAMDETGVLTQAPEQTDPSGLQEGYIQQNQVQNIQVSSGQSIIQLQQVPVQTSDGQVVQAAGGQTMQNVQLINPGTFIIQAQTVTASGQIQWQTFQVQGVQNLQNLQLPTNPAQQITLAPLQTLSLGQGEAQQIPNLQTVTVNSLVQAGIQYQQAEDTNSPGDVQIKEEPDSEDWQLGSDSTLNTSDLSHLRVRLEDEEDQLGEGGKRLRRVACTCPNCKEAGGRGSNMGKKKQHICHIPGCGKVYGKTSHLRAHLRWHSGERPFVCSWMYCGKRFTRSDELQRHRRTHTGEKKFVCPECSKRFMRSDHLAKHIKTHKNKKGVMNSVSNAVVGSMESAGSSDSIITAGGTTLILTNIQQGSGNSQDILANAEIPLQLVTVAAGEVLEMAESQ, via the exons ATGGCTGCCTTGGACGTGGACAGCAGTCAAAGCGAGTTTCTGCAGCAAGACTGTGGCACAGGAGATCAG TCGTCATCGCTCGCTCTGCTGGCAGCTACCTGCAGCAAGATCGAGTCGGCATCATCAGATGGGGGTAACGGTGCTGCCGCTGTAGTG ACGACAGACCTAACATCCATCCAGTTAACAGGGAACCCAGATAGATGGGAGGTTTTGACCCCCACAACAACACGGAAGGAGGAACCTGGCGTGGTCCACATCCAGAGTCAGGGGATCGTGACATCAAACGGACAGTATGTTCTTCCTCTCCAGAACCTTCAGAGCCAACCGATCTTTGTGACATCAGGAAGCGACACCTCCGCCAACACAGTGCCTAACATTCAGTACATTCAGACAGCTGATGGACAGCAACTGAGCTTCTCCACCTCCAGTGAGGAGGGGGCCACTCTGAGCCAAGATGCCACAGGGCAGATCCAGATCTTGCCTGACGGAACTCAGACTATAAGTGTGACTGGGGCCGGAGACATCCTTACTAATAACCAGAACCTCATATCACAGACTGGTCATGTCCAGCAGATCCAGGGTGTTTCTATCGGCAGCTCCACCTTTAACAACCAGGGTCAGGTTGTCACTAATGTGCCTATGGGGTTGCCAGGGAACATCACCTTTGTCCCCATTAGCAGTGTGGACTTGGACTCCCTGGGCCTCTCTGGTGCTCAGACTATAGCAACAGGGGTCACTTCTGATGGCCAGCTCATCATGACCAGTCAGCCTGTAGACAGCTCTGAGAGTTTGGAGAAGACAGGTGACCAGCTCTCGCAAACACTGTCTGTAAATGACTCGAATGCTAATGCAGACATGTATGTGCCAACGTCCTCCACCCAGCTGCCTGAGGCCATGGATGAGACGGGTGTTCTAACCCAAGCCCCAGAGCAGACAGACCCCTCTGGTCTCCAGGAGGGCTACATTCAGCAGAACCAGGTCCAGAACATCCAGGTGTCCTCAGGCCAGTCCATCATTCAGCTGCAACAGGTGCCGGTCCAGACCAGTGATGGTCAGGTGGTGCAGGCAGCAGGGGGACAGACCATGCAGAACGTTCAGCTCATCAACCCAGGGACCTTCATCATCCAGGCCCAGACCGTCACGGCCTCAGGGCAGATCCAGTGGCAGACCTTTCAGGTGCAGGGGGTCCAGAACCTCCAGAACCTCCAGCTGCCCACCAACCCAGCCCAGCAGATCACACTGGCCCCATTGCAAACCTTGTCTCTGGGCCAGGGAGAAGCGCAACAGATCCCCAACCTGCAGACTGTTACTGTCAACTCTTTGGTCCAGGCAGGCATTCAGTACCAGCAGGCAGAGGACACCAACAGCCCTGGAG ACGTCCAGATAAAGGAGGAGCCGGACTCAGAGGACTGGCAGCTGGGCAGTGACTCCACTCTGAACACCAGTGACCTTTCCCACCTGCGGGTCAGGCTAGAGGACGAGGAGGACCAGCTCGGCGAGGGGGGCAAGCGGCTACGCAGGGTGGCCTGCACCTGCCCCAATTGCAAAGAGGCTGGGGGGAG AGGATCCAACATGGGGAAGAAGAAGCAACACATCTGTCACATTCCGGGCTGTGGGAAGGTGTATGGGAAGACGTCGCACCTGCGAGCGCACCTGCGCTGGCACTCTGGGGAGCGGCCCTTCGTCTGCAGCTGGATGTACTGTGGGAAGAGGTTCACACGCAGCGACGAACTGCAGAGACACAGAAGGACACATACAG gggAGAAGAAGTTTGTCTGCCCAGAATGTTCCAAGCGCTTCATGCGGAGCGACCACCTGGCCAAGCACATTAAAACTCACAAGAACAAGAAAGGAGTCATGAACTCTGTGAGCAACGCGGTGGTGGGATCCATGGAGTCCGCGGGCTCGTCAGACAGCATCATCACGGCGGGCGGCACCACCCTCATCCTCACCAACATCCAGCAGGGCTCCGGTAACTCCCAGGACATCCTGGCCAATGCTGAAATCCCACTACAACTGGTCACTGTAGCAGCCGGAGAAGTCCTAGAGATGGCCGAGTCACAGTGA
- the LOC106586237 gene encoding transcription factor Sp3 isoform X11 → MAALDVDSSQSEFLQQDCGTGDQTTDLTSIQLTGNPDRWEVLTPTTTRKEEPGVVHIQSQGIVTSNGQYVLPLQNLQSQPIFVTSGSDTSANTVPNIQYIQTADGQQLSFSTSSEEGATLSQDATGQIQILPDGTQTISVTGAGDILTNNQNLISQTGHVQQIQGVSIGSSTFNNQGQVVTNVPMGLPGNITFVPISSVDLDSLGLSGAQTIATGVTSDGQLIMTSQPVDSSESLEKTGDQLSQTLSVNDSNANADMYVPTSSTQLPEAMDETGVLTQAPEQTDPSGLQEGYIQQNQVQNIQVSSGQSIIQLQQVPVQTSDGQVVQAAGGQTMQNVQLINPGTFIIQAQTVTASGQIQWQTFQVQGVQNLQNLQLPTNPAQQITLAPLQTLSLGQGEAQQIPNLQTVTVNSLVQAGIQYQQAEDTNSPGDVQIKEEPDSEDWQLGSDSTLNTSDLSHLRVRLEDEEDQLGEGGKRLRRVACTCPNCKEAGGRGSNMGKKKQHICHIPGCGKVYGKTSHLRAHLRWHSGERPFVCSWMYCGKRFTRSDELQRHRRTHTGEKKFVCPECSKRFMRSDHLAKHIKTHKNKKGVMNSVSNAVVGSMESAGSSDSIITAGGTTLILTNIQQGSGNSQDILANAEIPLQLVTVAAGEVLEMAESQ, encoded by the exons ATGGCTGCCTTGGACGTGGACAGCAGTCAAAGCGAGTTTCTGCAGCAAGACTGTGGCACAGGAGATCAG ACGACAGACCTAACATCCATCCAGTTAACAGGGAACCCAGATAGATGGGAGGTTTTGACCCCCACAACAACACGGAAGGAGGAACCTGGCGTGGTCCACATCCAGAGTCAGGGGATCGTGACATCAAACGGACAGTATGTTCTTCCTCTCCAGAACCTTCAGAGCCAACCGATCTTTGTGACATCAGGAAGCGACACCTCCGCCAACACAGTGCCTAACATTCAGTACATTCAGACAGCTGATGGACAGCAACTGAGCTTCTCCACCTCCAGTGAGGAGGGGGCCACTCTGAGCCAAGATGCCACAGGGCAGATCCAGATCTTGCCTGACGGAACTCAGACTATAAGTGTGACTGGGGCCGGAGACATCCTTACTAATAACCAGAACCTCATATCACAGACTGGTCATGTCCAGCAGATCCAGGGTGTTTCTATCGGCAGCTCCACCTTTAACAACCAGGGTCAGGTTGTCACTAATGTGCCTATGGGGTTGCCAGGGAACATCACCTTTGTCCCCATTAGCAGTGTGGACTTGGACTCCCTGGGCCTCTCTGGTGCTCAGACTATAGCAACAGGGGTCACTTCTGATGGCCAGCTCATCATGACCAGTCAGCCTGTAGACAGCTCTGAGAGTTTGGAGAAGACAGGTGACCAGCTCTCGCAAACACTGTCTGTAAATGACTCGAATGCTAATGCAGACATGTATGTGCCAACGTCCTCCACCCAGCTGCCTGAGGCCATGGATGAGACGGGTGTTCTAACCCAAGCCCCAGAGCAGACAGACCCCTCTGGTCTCCAGGAGGGCTACATTCAGCAGAACCAGGTCCAGAACATCCAGGTGTCCTCAGGCCAGTCCATCATTCAGCTGCAACAGGTGCCGGTCCAGACCAGTGATGGTCAGGTGGTGCAGGCAGCAGGGGGACAGACCATGCAGAACGTTCAGCTCATCAACCCAGGGACCTTCATCATCCAGGCCCAGACCGTCACGGCCTCAGGGCAGATCCAGTGGCAGACCTTTCAGGTGCAGGGGGTCCAGAACCTCCAGAACCTCCAGCTGCCCACCAACCCAGCCCAGCAGATCACACTGGCCCCATTGCAAACCTTGTCTCTGGGCCAGGGAGAAGCGCAACAGATCCCCAACCTGCAGACTGTTACTGTCAACTCTTTGGTCCAGGCAGGCATTCAGTACCAGCAGGCAGAGGACACCAACAGCCCTGGAG ACGTCCAGATAAAGGAGGAGCCGGACTCAGAGGACTGGCAGCTGGGCAGTGACTCCACTCTGAACACCAGTGACCTTTCCCACCTGCGGGTCAGGCTAGAGGACGAGGAGGACCAGCTCGGCGAGGGGGGCAAGCGGCTACGCAGGGTGGCCTGCACCTGCCCCAATTGCAAAGAGGCTGGGGGGAG AGGATCCAACATGGGGAAGAAGAAGCAACACATCTGTCACATTCCGGGCTGTGGGAAGGTGTATGGGAAGACGTCGCACCTGCGAGCGCACCTGCGCTGGCACTCTGGGGAGCGGCCCTTCGTCTGCAGCTGGATGTACTGTGGGAAGAGGTTCACACGCAGCGACGAACTGCAGAGACACAGAAGGACACATACAG gggAGAAGAAGTTTGTCTGCCCAGAATGTTCCAAGCGCTTCATGCGGAGCGACCACCTGGCCAAGCACATTAAAACTCACAAGAACAAGAAAGGAGTCATGAACTCTGTGAGCAACGCGGTGGTGGGATCCATGGAGTCCGCGGGCTCGTCAGACAGCATCATCACGGCGGGCGGCACCACCCTCATCCTCACCAACATCCAGCAGGGCTCCGGTAACTCCCAGGACATCCTGGCCAATGCTGAAATCCCACTACAACTGGTCACTGTAGCAGCCGGAGAAGTCCTAGAGATGGCCGAGTCACAGTGA
- the LOC106586237 gene encoding transcription factor Sp3 isoform X12 gives MAALDVDSSQSEFLQQDCGTGDQLTGNPDRWEVLTPTTTRKEEPGVVHIQSQGIVTSNGQYVLPLQNLQSQPIFVTSGSDTSANTVPNIQYIQTADGQQLSFSTSSEEGATLSQDATGQIQILPDGTQTISVTGAGDILTNNQNLISQTGHVQQIQGVSIGSSTFNNQGQVVTNVPMGLPGNITFVPISSVDLDSLGLSGAQTIATGVTSDGQLIMTSQPVDSSESLEKTGDQLSQTLSVNDSNANADMYVPTSSTQLPEAMDETGVLTQAPEQTDPSGLQEGYIQQNQVQNIQVSSGQSIIQLQQVPVQTSDGQVVQAAGGQTMQNVQLINPGTFIIQAQTVTASGQIQWQTFQVQGVQNLQNLQLPTNPAQQITLAPLQTLSLGQGEAQQIPNLQTVTVNSLVQAGIQYQQAEDTNSPGDVQIKEEPDSEDWQLGSDSTLNTSDLSHLRVRLEDEEDQLGEGGKRLRRVACTCPNCKEAGGRGSNMGKKKQHICHIPGCGKVYGKTSHLRAHLRWHSGERPFVCSWMYCGKRFTRSDELQRHRRTHTGEKKFVCPECSKRFMRSDHLAKHIKTHKNKKGVMNSVSNAVVGSMESAGSSDSIITAGGTTLILTNIQQGSGNSQDILANAEIPLQLVTVAAGEVLEMAESQ, from the exons ATGGCTGCCTTGGACGTGGACAGCAGTCAAAGCGAGTTTCTGCAGCAAGACTGTGGCACAGGAGATCAG TTAACAGGGAACCCAGATAGATGGGAGGTTTTGACCCCCACAACAACACGGAAGGAGGAACCTGGCGTGGTCCACATCCAGAGTCAGGGGATCGTGACATCAAACGGACAGTATGTTCTTCCTCTCCAGAACCTTCAGAGCCAACCGATCTTTGTGACATCAGGAAGCGACACCTCCGCCAACACAGTGCCTAACATTCAGTACATTCAGACAGCTGATGGACAGCAACTGAGCTTCTCCACCTCCAGTGAGGAGGGGGCCACTCTGAGCCAAGATGCCACAGGGCAGATCCAGATCTTGCCTGACGGAACTCAGACTATAAGTGTGACTGGGGCCGGAGACATCCTTACTAATAACCAGAACCTCATATCACAGACTGGTCATGTCCAGCAGATCCAGGGTGTTTCTATCGGCAGCTCCACCTTTAACAACCAGGGTCAGGTTGTCACTAATGTGCCTATGGGGTTGCCAGGGAACATCACCTTTGTCCCCATTAGCAGTGTGGACTTGGACTCCCTGGGCCTCTCTGGTGCTCAGACTATAGCAACAGGGGTCACTTCTGATGGCCAGCTCATCATGACCAGTCAGCCTGTAGACAGCTCTGAGAGTTTGGAGAAGACAGGTGACCAGCTCTCGCAAACACTGTCTGTAAATGACTCGAATGCTAATGCAGACATGTATGTGCCAACGTCCTCCACCCAGCTGCCTGAGGCCATGGATGAGACGGGTGTTCTAACCCAAGCCCCAGAGCAGACAGACCCCTCTGGTCTCCAGGAGGGCTACATTCAGCAGAACCAGGTCCAGAACATCCAGGTGTCCTCAGGCCAGTCCATCATTCAGCTGCAACAGGTGCCGGTCCAGACCAGTGATGGTCAGGTGGTGCAGGCAGCAGGGGGACAGACCATGCAGAACGTTCAGCTCATCAACCCAGGGACCTTCATCATCCAGGCCCAGACCGTCACGGCCTCAGGGCAGATCCAGTGGCAGACCTTTCAGGTGCAGGGGGTCCAGAACCTCCAGAACCTCCAGCTGCCCACCAACCCAGCCCAGCAGATCACACTGGCCCCATTGCAAACCTTGTCTCTGGGCCAGGGAGAAGCGCAACAGATCCCCAACCTGCAGACTGTTACTGTCAACTCTTTGGTCCAGGCAGGCATTCAGTACCAGCAGGCAGAGGACACCAACAGCCCTGGAG ACGTCCAGATAAAGGAGGAGCCGGACTCAGAGGACTGGCAGCTGGGCAGTGACTCCACTCTGAACACCAGTGACCTTTCCCACCTGCGGGTCAGGCTAGAGGACGAGGAGGACCAGCTCGGCGAGGGGGGCAAGCGGCTACGCAGGGTGGCCTGCACCTGCCCCAATTGCAAAGAGGCTGGGGGGAG AGGATCCAACATGGGGAAGAAGAAGCAACACATCTGTCACATTCCGGGCTGTGGGAAGGTGTATGGGAAGACGTCGCACCTGCGAGCGCACCTGCGCTGGCACTCTGGGGAGCGGCCCTTCGTCTGCAGCTGGATGTACTGTGGGAAGAGGTTCACACGCAGCGACGAACTGCAGAGACACAGAAGGACACATACAG gggAGAAGAAGTTTGTCTGCCCAGAATGTTCCAAGCGCTTCATGCGGAGCGACCACCTGGCCAAGCACATTAAAACTCACAAGAACAAGAAAGGAGTCATGAACTCTGTGAGCAACGCGGTGGTGGGATCCATGGAGTCCGCGGGCTCGTCAGACAGCATCATCACGGCGGGCGGCACCACCCTCATCCTCACCAACATCCAGCAGGGCTCCGGTAACTCCCAGGACATCCTGGCCAATGCTGAAATCCCACTACAACTGGTCACTGTAGCAGCCGGAGAAGTCCTAGAGATGGCCGAGTCACAGTGA
- the LOC106586237 gene encoding transcription factor Sp3 isoform X8 — MAALDVDSSQSEFLQQDCGTGDQSSSLALLAATCSKIESASSDGGNGAAAVVLTGNPDRWEVLTPTTTRKEEPGVVHIQSQGIVTSNGQYVLPLQNLQSQPIFVTSGSDTSANTVPNIQYIQTADGQQLSFSTSSEEGATLSQDATGQIQILPDGTQTISVTGAGDILTNNQNLISQTGHVQQIQGVSIGSSTFNNQGQVVTNVPMGLPGNITFVPISSVDLDSLGLSGAQTIATGVTSDGQLIMTSQPVDSSESLEKTGDQLSQTLSVNDSNANADMYVPTSSTQLPEAMDETGVLTQAPEQTDPSGLQEGYIQQNQVQNIQVSSGQSIIQLQQVPVQTSDGQVVQAAGGQTMQNVQLINPGTFIIQAQTVTASGQIQWQTFQVQGVQNLQNLQLPTNPAQQITLAPLQTLSLGQGEAQQIPNLQTVTVNSLVQAGIQYQQAEDTNSPGDVQIKEEPDSEDWQLGSDSTLNTSDLSHLRVRLEDEEDQLGEGGKRLRRVACTCPNCKEAGGRGSNMGKKKQHICHIPGCGKVYGKTSHLRAHLRWHSGERPFVCSWMYCGKRFTRSDELQRHRRTHTGEKKFVCPECSKRFMRSDHLAKHIKTHKNKKGVMNSVSNAVVGSMESAGSSDSIITAGGTTLILTNIQQGSGNSQDILANAEIPLQLVTVAAGEVLEMAESQ, encoded by the exons ATGGCTGCCTTGGACGTGGACAGCAGTCAAAGCGAGTTTCTGCAGCAAGACTGTGGCACAGGAGATCAG TCGTCATCGCTCGCTCTGCTGGCAGCTACCTGCAGCAAGATCGAGTCGGCATCATCAGATGGGGGTAACGGTGCTGCCGCTGTAGTG TTAACAGGGAACCCAGATAGATGGGAGGTTTTGACCCCCACAACAACACGGAAGGAGGAACCTGGCGTGGTCCACATCCAGAGTCAGGGGATCGTGACATCAAACGGACAGTATGTTCTTCCTCTCCAGAACCTTCAGAGCCAACCGATCTTTGTGACATCAGGAAGCGACACCTCCGCCAACACAGTGCCTAACATTCAGTACATTCAGACAGCTGATGGACAGCAACTGAGCTTCTCCACCTCCAGTGAGGAGGGGGCCACTCTGAGCCAAGATGCCACAGGGCAGATCCAGATCTTGCCTGACGGAACTCAGACTATAAGTGTGACTGGGGCCGGAGACATCCTTACTAATAACCAGAACCTCATATCACAGACTGGTCATGTCCAGCAGATCCAGGGTGTTTCTATCGGCAGCTCCACCTTTAACAACCAGGGTCAGGTTGTCACTAATGTGCCTATGGGGTTGCCAGGGAACATCACCTTTGTCCCCATTAGCAGTGTGGACTTGGACTCCCTGGGCCTCTCTGGTGCTCAGACTATAGCAACAGGGGTCACTTCTGATGGCCAGCTCATCATGACCAGTCAGCCTGTAGACAGCTCTGAGAGTTTGGAGAAGACAGGTGACCAGCTCTCGCAAACACTGTCTGTAAATGACTCGAATGCTAATGCAGACATGTATGTGCCAACGTCCTCCACCCAGCTGCCTGAGGCCATGGATGAGACGGGTGTTCTAACCCAAGCCCCAGAGCAGACAGACCCCTCTGGTCTCCAGGAGGGCTACATTCAGCAGAACCAGGTCCAGAACATCCAGGTGTCCTCAGGCCAGTCCATCATTCAGCTGCAACAGGTGCCGGTCCAGACCAGTGATGGTCAGGTGGTGCAGGCAGCAGGGGGACAGACCATGCAGAACGTTCAGCTCATCAACCCAGGGACCTTCATCATCCAGGCCCAGACCGTCACGGCCTCAGGGCAGATCCAGTGGCAGACCTTTCAGGTGCAGGGGGTCCAGAACCTCCAGAACCTCCAGCTGCCCACCAACCCAGCCCAGCAGATCACACTGGCCCCATTGCAAACCTTGTCTCTGGGCCAGGGAGAAGCGCAACAGATCCCCAACCTGCAGACTGTTACTGTCAACTCTTTGGTCCAGGCAGGCATTCAGTACCAGCAGGCAGAGGACACCAACAGCCCTGGAG ACGTCCAGATAAAGGAGGAGCCGGACTCAGAGGACTGGCAGCTGGGCAGTGACTCCACTCTGAACACCAGTGACCTTTCCCACCTGCGGGTCAGGCTAGAGGACGAGGAGGACCAGCTCGGCGAGGGGGGCAAGCGGCTACGCAGGGTGGCCTGCACCTGCCCCAATTGCAAAGAGGCTGGGGGGAG AGGATCCAACATGGGGAAGAAGAAGCAACACATCTGTCACATTCCGGGCTGTGGGAAGGTGTATGGGAAGACGTCGCACCTGCGAGCGCACCTGCGCTGGCACTCTGGGGAGCGGCCCTTCGTCTGCAGCTGGATGTACTGTGGGAAGAGGTTCACACGCAGCGACGAACTGCAGAGACACAGAAGGACACATACAG gggAGAAGAAGTTTGTCTGCCCAGAATGTTCCAAGCGCTTCATGCGGAGCGACCACCTGGCCAAGCACATTAAAACTCACAAGAACAAGAAAGGAGTCATGAACTCTGTGAGCAACGCGGTGGTGGGATCCATGGAGTCCGCGGGCTCGTCAGACAGCATCATCACGGCGGGCGGCACCACCCTCATCCTCACCAACATCCAGCAGGGCTCCGGTAACTCCCAGGACATCCTGGCCAATGCTGAAATCCCACTACAACTGGTCACTGTAGCAGCCGGAGAAGTCCTAGAGATGGCCGAGTCACAGTGA
- the LOC106586237 gene encoding transcription factor Sp3 isoform X7, which translates to MAALDVDSSQSEFLQQDCGTGDQDTQSSSLALLAATCSKIESASSDGGNGAAAVVLTGNPDRWEVLTPTTTRKEEPGVVHIQSQGIVTSNGQYVLPLQNLQSQPIFVTSGSDTSANTVPNIQYIQTADGQQLSFSTSSEEGATLSQDATGQIQILPDGTQTISVTGAGDILTNNQNLISQTGHVQQIQGVSIGSSTFNNQGQVVTNVPMGLPGNITFVPISSVDLDSLGLSGAQTIATGVTSDGQLIMTSQPVDSSESLEKTGDQLSQTLSVNDSNANADMYVPTSSTQLPEAMDETGVLTQAPEQTDPSGLQEGYIQQNQVQNIQVSSGQSIIQLQQVPVQTSDGQVVQAAGGQTMQNVQLINPGTFIIQAQTVTASGQIQWQTFQVQGVQNLQNLQLPTNPAQQITLAPLQTLSLGQGEAQQIPNLQTVTVNSLVQAGIQYQQAEDTNSPGDVQIKEEPDSEDWQLGSDSTLNTSDLSHLRVRLEDEEDQLGEGGKRLRRVACTCPNCKEAGGRGSNMGKKKQHICHIPGCGKVYGKTSHLRAHLRWHSGERPFVCSWMYCGKRFTRSDELQRHRRTHTGEKKFVCPECSKRFMRSDHLAKHIKTHKNKKGVMNSVSNAVVGSMESAGSSDSIITAGGTTLILTNIQQGSGNSQDILANAEIPLQLVTVAAGEVLEMAESQ; encoded by the exons ATGGCTGCCTTGGACGTGGACAGCAGTCAAAGCGAGTTTCTGCAGCAAGACTGTGGCACAGGAGATCAG GACACTCAGTCGTCATCGCTCGCTCTGCTGGCAGCTACCTGCAGCAAGATCGAGTCGGCATCATCAGATGGGGGTAACGGTGCTGCCGCTGTAGTG TTAACAGGGAACCCAGATAGATGGGAGGTTTTGACCCCCACAACAACACGGAAGGAGGAACCTGGCGTGGTCCACATCCAGAGTCAGGGGATCGTGACATCAAACGGACAGTATGTTCTTCCTCTCCAGAACCTTCAGAGCCAACCGATCTTTGTGACATCAGGAAGCGACACCTCCGCCAACACAGTGCCTAACATTCAGTACATTCAGACAGCTGATGGACAGCAACTGAGCTTCTCCACCTCCAGTGAGGAGGGGGCCACTCTGAGCCAAGATGCCACAGGGCAGATCCAGATCTTGCCTGACGGAACTCAGACTATAAGTGTGACTGGGGCCGGAGACATCCTTACTAATAACCAGAACCTCATATCACAGACTGGTCATGTCCAGCAGATCCAGGGTGTTTCTATCGGCAGCTCCACCTTTAACAACCAGGGTCAGGTTGTCACTAATGTGCCTATGGGGTTGCCAGGGAACATCACCTTTGTCCCCATTAGCAGTGTGGACTTGGACTCCCTGGGCCTCTCTGGTGCTCAGACTATAGCAACAGGGGTCACTTCTGATGGCCAGCTCATCATGACCAGTCAGCCTGTAGACAGCTCTGAGAGTTTGGAGAAGACAGGTGACCAGCTCTCGCAAACACTGTCTGTAAATGACTCGAATGCTAATGCAGACATGTATGTGCCAACGTCCTCCACCCAGCTGCCTGAGGCCATGGATGAGACGGGTGTTCTAACCCAAGCCCCAGAGCAGACAGACCCCTCTGGTCTCCAGGAGGGCTACATTCAGCAGAACCAGGTCCAGAACATCCAGGTGTCCTCAGGCCAGTCCATCATTCAGCTGCAACAGGTGCCGGTCCAGACCAGTGATGGTCAGGTGGTGCAGGCAGCAGGGGGACAGACCATGCAGAACGTTCAGCTCATCAACCCAGGGACCTTCATCATCCAGGCCCAGACCGTCACGGCCTCAGGGCAGATCCAGTGGCAGACCTTTCAGGTGCAGGGGGTCCAGAACCTCCAGAACCTCCAGCTGCCCACCAACCCAGCCCAGCAGATCACACTGGCCCCATTGCAAACCTTGTCTCTGGGCCAGGGAGAAGCGCAACAGATCCCCAACCTGCAGACTGTTACTGTCAACTCTTTGGTCCAGGCAGGCATTCAGTACCAGCAGGCAGAGGACACCAACAGCCCTGGAG ACGTCCAGATAAAGGAGGAGCCGGACTCAGAGGACTGGCAGCTGGGCAGTGACTCCACTCTGAACACCAGTGACCTTTCCCACCTGCGGGTCAGGCTAGAGGACGAGGAGGACCAGCTCGGCGAGGGGGGCAAGCGGCTACGCAGGGTGGCCTGCACCTGCCCCAATTGCAAAGAGGCTGGGGGGAG AGGATCCAACATGGGGAAGAAGAAGCAACACATCTGTCACATTCCGGGCTGTGGGAAGGTGTATGGGAAGACGTCGCACCTGCGAGCGCACCTGCGCTGGCACTCTGGGGAGCGGCCCTTCGTCTGCAGCTGGATGTACTGTGGGAAGAGGTTCACACGCAGCGACGAACTGCAGAGACACAGAAGGACACATACAG gggAGAAGAAGTTTGTCTGCCCAGAATGTTCCAAGCGCTTCATGCGGAGCGACCACCTGGCCAAGCACATTAAAACTCACAAGAACAAGAAAGGAGTCATGAACTCTGTGAGCAACGCGGTGGTGGGATCCATGGAGTCCGCGGGCTCGTCAGACAGCATCATCACGGCGGGCGGCACCACCCTCATCCTCACCAACATCCAGCAGGGCTCCGGTAACTCCCAGGACATCCTGGCCAATGCTGAAATCCCACTACAACTGGTCACTGTAGCAGCCGGAGAAGTCCTAGAGATGGCCGAGTCACAGTGA